In the Chroococcidiopsis sp. SAG 2025 genome, one interval contains:
- a CDS encoding IS701 family transposase: MGKHFARSEARLAAYDYIQALLSPVERKNGWQMAEQVGYSNPYRFQHLLGRAQWNADAVCAEIRKYAVEHLKSETDILAIDETGFLKQGEQSVGVQVQYYGTTGHLENCQVGVFMSYISDKGHTLIDRRLYLPRTWSEDQSKRKKGAVPKSITFATKPQLAQQMLESAFKDGIRPAWFVADEVYGNDGSLWWWLEKTAKQPYILTVSKKQPVVIGWQRYQAQELLPQPDSQLWQRLSCGAGSKGERYYDWAKVPVNCDRSDGFQRWLLFRRSLEHPEDPRVSYYQVFAKSDTTLETMVQIARQRWRIEECFKFAKDQLGLGEYEVRSWHGWHRHITLVLAAQIFLTVLRHSCEPAIHSSTPPLPLVGHLV; encoded by the coding sequence CTGGGAAAGCACTTCGCTCGTTCTGAAGCACGTCTTGCAGCGTATGACTATATCCAGGCACTACTAAGCCCAGTTGAGCGGAAGAATGGATGGCAAATGGCAGAACAGGTAGGGTATAGCAATCCCTATCGCTTCCAACATTTACTAGGACGGGCGCAGTGGAACGCGGACGCAGTGTGTGCAGAAATTAGAAAGTATGCAGTGGAGCATTTGAAGAGTGAAACAGATATTTTGGCAATTGATGAAACAGGTTTTCTGAAGCAAGGAGAGCAGTCAGTAGGCGTACAGGTGCAGTATTATGGCACAACTGGACATTTGGAGAATTGCCAGGTAGGTGTGTTCATGTCCTACATTAGCGACAAAGGACATACGTTGATCGATCGCCGTTTGTATCTACCGCGCACATGGAGTGAAGATCAAAGCAAACGTAAGAAGGGAGCAGTTCCAAAATCAATCACATTTGCGACTAAACCTCAACTAGCACAACAGATGTTGGAATCAGCTTTTAAAGACGGAATACGTCCCGCCTGGTTTGTTGCTGATGAGGTTTATGGCAACGATGGTTCATTGTGGTGGTGGCTGGAAAAGACTGCTAAACAACCGTATATACTCACGGTCAGCAAGAAGCAGCCTGTAGTTATTGGCTGGCAACGTTATCAAGCCCAAGAACTGTTACCTCAGCCGGACAGCCAGCTGTGGCAACGTCTTAGCTGTGGAGCTGGCAGTAAGGGAGAAAGATACTATGACTGGGCGAAAGTGCCAGTTAATTGTGACAGATCAGATGGTTTTCAACGTTGGTTATTGTTCCGCCGCTCTCTAGAACACCCTGAAGATCCTCGCGTCAGCTACTATCAAGTATTTGCTAAGAGCGATACTACCCTAGAAACGATGGTTCAAATCGCCAGGCAAAGGTGGCGGATTGAGGAGTGCTTTAAATTTGCTAAAGACCAGCTAGGTTTAGGAGAGTACGAAGTTCGTTCCTGGCATGGTTGGCATCGACACATCACCCTCGTCCTGGCTGCTCAAATATTTCTCACCGTCTTACGACACTCTTGTGAGCCTGCTATTCACTCCTCTACCCCCCCTTTACCTCTAGTGGGTCATTTGGTATGA
- a CDS encoding helix-turn-helix domain-containing protein, with product MTRQKKAPLRPLSDEEQTDLKKLSRSQSQSSASVMRAKAILAVALGADYTSAAQLVGLRCGDTVSKWVSRFNVEGLAALQPRHGGGAVVQYSEPENNASCPNFSVNQSGRKRARQPGQ from the coding sequence ATGACACGGCAAAAAAAAGCACCTTTGCGACCGTTAAGTGATGAAGAACAAACCGACTTGAAAAAACTGAGCCGTTCTCAATCCCAATCATCTGCTAGTGTCATGCGGGCCAAAGCGATTCTAGCCGTGGCTCTTGGGGCTGATTACACGAGTGCAGCGCAGTTAGTAGGATTACGCTGTGGTGATACGGTCAGCAAGTGGGTCAGTCGCTTCAATGTTGAAGGCTTAGCTGCCTTACAGCCTCGACATGGCGGTGGGGCAGTAGTGCAATACAGCGAACCAGAAAACAACGCATCCTGTCCGAATTTCAGCGTCAACCAGAGCGGCAGAAAGAGGGCACGGCAACCTGGTCAGTAG
- a CDS encoding glycosyltransferase family A protein gives MKTVSKSETIVDKPLVSGIVIFLNEEQFIEEAIASVFAQTYNNWELLLVDDGSTDGSTAIARRYAEQYPHKVRYLEHENHQNCGMSAARNLGIHHAQGKYIAFLDADDIWLPQKLAQQVAILESQLKAAMLYGRTHFWFSWTGNQSDRQYNYYTELEGVMNF, from the coding sequence ATGAAGACAGTCAGCAAAAGTGAAACGATCGTGGACAAACCTCTCGTTTCTGGGATTGTTATCTTCCTAAATGAAGAACAATTTATTGAGGAAGCGATCGCTAGTGTCTTTGCCCAGACTTACAACAACTGGGAACTGCTATTAGTTGATGATGGCTCCACGGACGGGAGTACGGCGATCGCCCGTCGCTATGCCGAACAATACCCTCACAAAGTCCGTTATCTCGAACACGAAAATCATCAAAATTGCGGTATGAGTGCGGCGCGAAACTTAGGCATTCATCACGCTCAAGGTAAGTACATTGCTTTTCTTGACGCTGATGATATTTGGTTGCCTCAAAAATTGGCACAGCAAGTTGCCATTCTAGAATCGCAGCTGAAAGCTGCCATGCTTTACGGACGCACTCACTTTTGGTTCAGTTGGACGGGAAACCAGAGCGATCGCCAATACAACTATTACACAGAACTAGAGGGTGTTATGAACTTTTAG
- a CDS encoding polysaccharide biosynthesis tyrosine autokinase: MESRVESREAVDINLQNLQLAIKRRWLAAAGVFGFVLGLSTIVTLLQAPLYQAEGKLLLKKPSETSSLNPEKYEPRLEPLSAESNPVSTESEIVSSIPLAQKTIAALTLKDEEGKLLKPTALISQLTLKNIPATDVLQVAYESKDPQEAAAVVNKLMSAYVDYNIQSNRAEASAAEDFIVKQLPQTESTVRAAEASLRRFKERHQIVSLEHEAISTVEVLKELQDQITLAEAALVQTQGRATKLQKEIALTSQDVVPINSLKESPGIQKTLAELQRVEGDLVVLQTRFEDTYPEVQKLQQKRDALKQLLEGRIGQMLGNSKQVSNRNLEAGELQQKLAEDLVRAEVERLSLSNRLKFLAQARTNYRQRATILPQLEQQQRELERQVRAAQATYELMLKKLQELRVEQNRNIGNASIIETALVPETPLLGKRVMTLGLGGIAALLLAIATITLLELSDASIKTLREIKQLFGYSLIGSIPQLGKFIKLKPGRQQDCPIPELAVRNSPRSLTAEAYRMLQANLRFLNLDRPLKAVVVTSSVPKEGKSTVCANLAVAIAQLGRRVLLIDADLRSPIQHHIWQQTNVEGLSHVLVGGTDFQTTVAQVMPNLHVLTAGVVPPNPMALIDSQRMAALVSSLSDRYEFVIIDALPLVVAADALTLGKITDGILVLQL; the protein is encoded by the coding sequence ATGGAATCTAGAGTGGAATCTAGAGAAGCCGTAGACATCAACTTGCAAAACTTGCAGTTAGCCATCAAACGACGATGGTTGGCAGCAGCAGGGGTATTTGGCTTTGTCTTAGGACTCTCAACAATCGTAACCCTTTTGCAAGCGCCGCTATACCAAGCAGAAGGCAAGCTCTTGCTCAAAAAGCCCAGCGAGACTTCTAGTCTCAATCCTGAAAAGTACGAGCCGCGCTTGGAACCGCTCAGCGCTGAGAGCAATCCAGTGAGTACCGAGTCGGAAATCGTCAGTTCGATCCCGCTGGCACAAAAAACGATCGCTGCTCTCACCCTTAAAGATGAGGAAGGTAAGCTGCTCAAACCGACAGCATTGATTAGCCAGTTGACACTGAAAAATATTCCTGCTACTGACGTGCTGCAAGTCGCATACGAAAGTAAAGATCCTCAAGAAGCAGCAGCAGTCGTCAATAAATTGATGAGCGCCTATGTAGATTACAACATTCAGAGTAACCGTGCCGAAGCCTCAGCCGCAGAAGATTTTATCGTCAAACAACTGCCGCAGACGGAAAGTACGGTGCGAGCAGCTGAGGCTAGTTTGCGCCGTTTCAAGGAACGGCATCAAATCGTCAGTTTAGAACACGAAGCCATCTCAACTGTAGAAGTGCTGAAGGAACTGCAAGACCAAATCACGCTCGCAGAAGCAGCACTCGTACAAACTCAAGGTCGAGCGACAAAACTGCAAAAAGAGATTGCCCTCACTTCCCAAGATGTCGTACCGATTAATTCTCTCAAAGAGTCCCCCGGAATACAGAAGACACTGGCAGAATTACAACGGGTAGAAGGCGATTTGGTTGTCCTCCAAACTCGTTTTGAAGATACCTACCCTGAAGTCCAAAAATTACAACAAAAACGGGATGCCCTCAAACAGTTGTTAGAAGGACGCATAGGACAAATGTTGGGCAACTCGAAACAGGTATCGAATCGCAATTTAGAAGCAGGCGAGTTGCAACAAAAACTGGCTGAAGACTTGGTAAGAGCGGAAGTCGAACGCCTTAGTTTGTCTAATAGATTAAAATTTTTAGCTCAAGCTAGAACGAACTACAGGCAAAGAGCGACAATTTTACCGCAATTGGAGCAGCAACAACGGGAGTTAGAGCGACAAGTCAGAGCCGCCCAAGCTACCTACGAATTAATGCTGAAAAAACTGCAAGAACTACGGGTAGAGCAAAACAGAAATATTGGTAACGCTAGCATTATTGAAACAGCATTAGTGCCAGAAACTCCCTTATTGGGTAAAAGAGTGATGACTCTCGGTTTGGGAGGAATCGCCGCACTACTACTCGCGATCGCCACGATTACTTTACTCGAACTGAGCGACGCATCAATCAAAACACTTAGAGAAATTAAGCAGTTGTTTGGTTATAGCTTAATCGGTAGCATTCCTCAACTTGGTAAATTCATCAAATTGAAACCCGGACGACAGCAAGATTGTCCAATTCCCGAACTAGCGGTGAGAAACAGCCCTCGCTCGTTGACAGCGGAAGCTTATCGCATGTTACAAGCTAACTTGCGGTTTTTGAATTTAGATCGTCCGCTCAAAGCCGTCGTCGTGACGAGTTCAGTACCCAAAGAAGGCAAATCGACCGTTTGTGCTAATTTAGCCGTCGCGATCGCCCAGCTAGGACGCAGAGTATTATTAATTGATGCCGACCTCCGCTCTCCGATCCAACACCATATTTGGCAGCAAACGAATGTAGAGGGTTTGAGCCACGTCCTCGTTGGCGGAACCGACTTTCAGACAACGGTGGCACAAGTTATGCCTAACTTACACGTTCTTACGGCTGGAGTCGTGCCACCTAACCCAATGGCTCTAATCGACTCACAGCGAATGGCTGCATTGGTCAGTTCTTTAAGCGATCGTTACGAGTTTGTCATCATCGACGCTCTGCCTTTGGTAGTAGCAGCAGATGCCCTGACTCTAGGGAAAATTACCGATGGAATTTTGGTATTACAGTTGTAG
- a CDS encoding IS701 family transposase: MLDTSNVFLTGVALEALSQWSSRLKAFQQKLGKHFARSEARLAAYDYIQALLSPVERKNGWQMAEQVGYSNPYRFQHLLGRAQWNADAVCAEIRKYAVEHLKSETDILAIDETGFLKQGEQSVGVQVQYYGTTGHLENCQVGVFMSYISDKGHTLIDRRLYLPRTWSEDQSKRKKGAVPKSITFATKPQLAQQMLESAFKDGIRPAWFVADEVYGNDGSLWWWLEKTAKQPYILTVSKKQPVVIGWQRYQAQELLPQPDSQLWQRLSCGAGSKGERYYDWAKVPVNCDRSDGFQRWLLFRRSLEHPEDPRVSYYQVFAKSDTTLETMVQIAGQRWRIEECFKFAKDQLGLGEYEVRSWHGWHRHITLVLAAQIFLTVLRHSCEPAIHSSTPPLPLVTTGSLTAFKAARGLLSD; this comes from the coding sequence ATGCTTGATACATCCAACGTGTTTTTAACAGGTGTTGCATTAGAAGCGCTCTCCCAATGGAGCAGTAGATTGAAAGCGTTTCAGCAAAAACTGGGAAAGCACTTCGCTCGTTCTGAAGCACGTCTTGCAGCGTATGACTATATCCAGGCACTACTAAGCCCAGTTGAGCGGAAGAATGGATGGCAAATGGCAGAACAGGTAGGGTATAGCAATCCCTATCGCTTCCAACATTTACTAGGACGGGCGCAGTGGAACGCGGACGCAGTGTGTGCAGAAATTAGAAAGTATGCAGTGGAGCATTTGAAGAGTGAAACAGATATTTTGGCAATTGATGAAACAGGTTTTCTGAAGCAAGGAGAGCAGTCAGTAGGCGTACAGGTGCAGTATTATGGCACAACTGGACATTTGGAGAATTGCCAGGTAGGTGTGTTCATGTCCTACATTAGCGACAAAGGACATACGTTGATCGATCGCCGTTTGTATCTACCGCGCACATGGAGTGAAGATCAAAGCAAACGTAAGAAGGGAGCAGTTCCAAAATCAATCACATTTGCGACTAAACCTCAACTAGCACAACAGATGTTGGAATCAGCTTTTAAAGACGGAATACGTCCCGCCTGGTTTGTTGCTGATGAGGTTTATGGCAACGATGGTTCATTGTGGTGGTGGCTGGAAAAGACTGCTAAACAACCGTATATACTCACGGTCAGCAAGAAGCAGCCTGTAGTTATTGGCTGGCAACGTTATCAAGCCCAAGAACTGTTACCTCAGCCGGACAGCCAGCTGTGGCAACGTCTTAGCTGTGGAGCTGGCAGTAAGGGAGAAAGATACTATGACTGGGCGAAAGTGCCAGTTAATTGTGACAGATCAGATGGTTTTCAACGTTGGTTATTGTTCCGCCGCTCTCTAGAACACCCTGAAGATCCTCGCGTCAGCTACTATCAAGTATTTGCTAAGAGCGATACTACCCTAGAAACGATGGTTCAAATCGCCGGGCAAAGGTGGCGGATTGAGGAGTGCTTTAAATTTGCTAAAGACCAGCTAGGTTTAGGAGAGTACGAAGTTCGTTCCTGGCATGGTTGGCATCGACACATCACCCTCGTCCTGGCTGCTCAAATATTTCTCACCGTCTTACGACACTCTTGTGAGCCTGCTATTCACTCCTCTACCCCCCCTTTACCTCTAGTAACAACTGGCAGTCTAACTGCGTTCAAAGCGGCACGAGGTTTATTGTCCGACTAA
- a CDS encoding class I SAM-dependent methyltransferase, with protein sequence MSIDSLNQTLYEKSSTVKEYICTQKDLWIEEKTIFEKYEQQIKDKAILDVGCGGGRTAIALSELTSNYTGIDYSMEMVKACQKWHSSLNFLHGDASDMHMFDTESFDFIIFSFNGIDCMSHEKRIKTLKEIYRVLKSDGIFAFSSHNLDDRKIVTAFNKYDMKRPRAIARNFLNIMSYLKVRKYQIHTDTYEVLSDSLAGFGHLTYYIRKQEQVKQLINIGFQNIAILNRQAQFVDINSLDRDSEWLHYVCQKPTSNDRNEDSQQK encoded by the coding sequence ATGTCAATTGATTCTCTCAATCAAACCTTATATGAAAAATCGAGTACTGTTAAAGAGTATATATGCACGCAAAAAGACTTATGGATAGAAGAAAAAACTATTTTTGAAAAGTACGAGCAGCAGATTAAAGATAAGGCGATTCTTGATGTTGGTTGTGGTGGTGGGAGAACGGCGATCGCTTTAAGCGAACTGACCTCAAATTATACGGGGATCGATTATTCGATGGAAATGGTGAAAGCGTGCCAAAAATGGCATAGTTCTCTAAATTTCCTACATGGTGATGCTAGCGATATGCATATGTTTGATACGGAAAGCTTTGATTTTATCATTTTTTCATTTAATGGCATAGATTGCATGTCGCATGAAAAGAGAATAAAAACATTGAAAGAGATCTATAGAGTTTTGAAAAGTGATGGAATATTTGCGTTTTCCAGTCATAATTTAGACGATCGCAAAATTGTAACTGCTTTTAATAAGTATGACATGAAACGTCCGCGAGCGATCGCCAGAAATTTTCTCAATATTATGAGTTATTTAAAGGTGAGAAAATATCAGATCCACACCGATACATATGAAGTTCTCAGCGATTCTTTAGCAGGATTCGGACATTTGACATATTACATTAGAAAACAAGAGCAGGTAAAGCAGCTTATAAATATCGGTTTTCAAAACATTGCTATTCTCAATCGCCAAGCCCAGTTCGTTGATATTAATTCTTTAGATAGAGATAGCGAGTGGTTGCACTACGTTTGTCAAAAACCAACTAGTAACGATCGCAATGAAGACAGTCAGCAAAAGTGA
- a CDS encoding IS5 family transposase, whose protein sequence is MERKAYPTDVSDDEWTFVAPYLTLMSEEAPQREHSLREVFNGLRWLVRSGASWRMMPHDLPPWAAVYQQTQRWIDAGVFEAIVDDLRTLLRLAAGRKETPTAVILDSRTLQSTPESGGRAGYDGGKRKKGSKVHVAVDTLGHLLGLVVTPANEQDRSQVQELAQQVQEITGETVEIAFVDQGYTGEQAAQEAAVEGIQLEVVKLPEAKKGFVLLPRRWVVERSFAWTGRFRRLTRDYERLAQTLVGFHFVAFAVIMLRRFVDLVRQSA, encoded by the coding sequence ATGGAAAGAAAAGCATATCCTACTGATGTCAGTGATGACGAGTGGACATTTGTTGCCCCTTATCTTACTTTGATGAGCGAAGAAGCACCGCAACGAGAACATAGTCTCAGGGAAGTGTTTAACGGGTTGCGTTGGCTGGTTCGCTCTGGTGCCTCTTGGCGCATGATGCCGCATGACCTTCCGCCTTGGGCAGCAGTTTATCAGCAAACTCAACGGTGGATTGATGCAGGAGTATTTGAGGCAATTGTAGACGACCTCCGAACACTACTGCGGTTGGCTGCCGGACGCAAGGAGACCCCAACTGCGGTGATTCTCGACAGTCGCACCCTACAGTCAACCCCTGAAAGTGGAGGACGAGCTGGGTATGACGGTGGTAAACGCAAGAAGGGCAGCAAGGTACATGTTGCAGTTGATACTCTGGGACATTTGTTAGGACTGGTAGTGACCCCTGCGAACGAACAAGACCGCTCCCAGGTACAGGAACTTGCTCAACAAGTGCAAGAAATTACTGGTGAGACGGTGGAAATTGCCTTTGTGGATCAAGGGTATACCGGAGAACAAGCCGCTCAGGAGGCTGCCGTAGAAGGTATCCAATTGGAAGTCGTCAAACTACCAGAAGCCAAGAAGGGATTTGTTTTACTTCCTCGCAGGTGGGTAGTGGAGCGAAGTTTTGCGTGGACTGGGCGCTTTCGGCGCTTAACAAGAGATTATGAACGTTTAGCACAGACATTAGTTGGTTTTCATTTTGTTGCCTTTGCCGTCATAATGCTCAGGCGATTTGTAGATTTGGTAAGGCAAAGTGCATAA
- a CDS encoding class I SAM-dependent methyltransferase codes for MYEDMVFYTKIFLQAPVFVSGKCWDRYRQHSQSSCRVAIQEGEYNSFHPSPARGTFLRWVEAYLRDRGAEGTQVWSVLQTELLPYRYPLLYPVGRMLRLWRQQAKKVLKSAGRRVLPRDLLYWLKFQKRFRGTSHLGGVRFGNLRRLKPVSQNFGFNRGLPIDRYYIEKFLASHTDVIRGHVLEVSENKYTLKFGGDRVSKSDVLHVTQDNLAATIVADLTCCDEDSIPSNTFDCIIIAQTLPFIYDVRAAIATLHRILKPGGVILATFAGISQVSRSDMESWGEYWRFTTLSTQKLFSEAFPAAQIEVEAHGNVLAAMSFLQGLAVEELRQEELDYFDPDYELLISVRATKPEVNHENTWENTWSQSDTTVCPSLSQPASARVADPALSSRY; via the coding sequence ATGTACGAAGATATGGTCTTTTACACCAAAATATTTCTTCAAGCACCCGTGTTTGTCTCAGGGAAATGCTGGGATCGATATCGACAGCACTCCCAAAGTAGTTGTCGCGTAGCAATTCAGGAGGGAGAGTATAACTCTTTTCACCCCAGTCCCGCTCGTGGCACTTTCTTGCGTTGGGTAGAGGCTTACTTACGCGATCGCGGTGCTGAGGGAACGCAGGTGTGGAGCGTTCTCCAAACAGAATTACTGCCTTATCGGTATCCATTGTTGTATCCAGTAGGGCGAATGCTGAGACTGTGGCGACAGCAGGCGAAAAAGGTATTAAAGTCAGCTGGGCGACGGGTTTTACCCAGAGACTTGCTGTACTGGCTGAAATTTCAAAAAAGATTTAGAGGTACGTCACACTTAGGCGGAGTGCGCTTTGGTAATCTCCGCCGTCTCAAACCCGTCAGCCAAAACTTCGGTTTTAATCGCGGTTTGCCGATCGATCGCTATTACATTGAGAAATTTCTTGCCAGTCATACTGATGTCATACGCGGACACGTATTGGAAGTGAGCGAAAACAAATACACGCTCAAGTTTGGCGGCGATCGCGTTAGCAAAAGCGATGTCCTGCACGTAACTCAGGATAACCTCGCAGCAACAATAGTCGCTGACTTGACCTGTTGTGATGAAGACAGCATACCCTCAAATACTTTCGATTGCATTATTATCGCGCAAACCCTACCGTTTATTTACGACGTGCGGGCGGCGATCGCGACTCTACACAGGATATTGAAGCCAGGAGGGGTTATCTTAGCAACTTTCGCTGGCATTAGCCAAGTCAGCCGTAGTGATATGGAATCTTGGGGAGAATACTGGCGATTTACGACCCTTTCAACTCAAAAGTTATTTTCTGAAGCTTTTCCAGCAGCCCAGATCGAAGTAGAAGCGCATGGTAATGTATTAGCTGCAATGTCATTTCTACAAGGATTAGCCGTCGAGGAACTGCGCCAGGAAGAACTGGACTACTTCGATCCTGACTATGAATTGTTAATTAGCGTGAGGGCAACTAAACCAGAGGTAAATCATGAAAATACCTGGGAAAATACCTGGAGTCAATCGGATACGACGGTTTGCCCGTCGCTGTCGCAACCAGCTTCAGCCAGGGTCGCTGATCCTGCTCTATCATCGCGTTACTGA
- a CDS encoding ABC transporter ATP-binding protein: MSQTVIRVEQLGKKYLLAQQAGGYTNLREKITQKTKFLTQKILTPKRTHKFKTKPNREEFWALKDVSFEVKQGECIGIIGGNGAGKSTLLKVLSRITEPTKGKIRIKGRVASLLEVGTGFHPELTGRENIYLNGAILGMSKVEIKNKFDEIVAFAEVEKFLDTPVKRYSSGMYVRLAFAVAAHLEPEILIIDEVLAVGDIAFQKKCLGKMENVATQEGRTVLFVSHNMQMVQALCAKACLLKAGSIAAQGDSGDVIEQYLLSLRSLTQLNSTILEQRQDRSGDGSAKLTFINIEDGDESKIICSISRLKLTIGYRSEKPIYSPRFLVTIYDCNNEYAIFSLDSNVVGGVPELLPAEGTVTCITEPMYLTPGRCRIELELLRGEILLDCIEYATCFDVEAYDIYGSGKSPPRSWATCLLQYQWSTHVG, from the coding sequence GTGTCACAAACCGTTATTCGTGTCGAGCAGTTAGGAAAAAAATATCTGCTAGCGCAGCAAGCAGGTGGATATACTAATTTGCGAGAAAAAATTACTCAAAAAACTAAGTTTTTGACTCAGAAAATATTAACTCCCAAACGCACGCATAAATTTAAAACTAAACCAAATCGCGAAGAATTTTGGGCGCTCAAGGATGTTTCATTTGAAGTTAAGCAGGGGGAGTGCATTGGGATTATTGGTGGGAACGGAGCCGGAAAATCGACACTATTAAAAGTTTTAAGCCGCATTACCGAACCAACTAAGGGTAAAATACGAATTAAGGGTCGAGTTGCCAGCCTTTTAGAAGTAGGAACGGGCTTTCACCCAGAACTGACAGGAAGAGAAAATATTTATCTTAACGGCGCAATTCTGGGAATGAGTAAAGTTGAAATAAAAAATAAATTTGATGAAATTGTTGCTTTTGCGGAGGTCGAAAAATTTTTAGATACGCCCGTAAAGCGCTATTCTTCCGGTATGTACGTCAGACTGGCGTTTGCCGTTGCCGCTCATCTAGAACCAGAGATTTTAATTATCGATGAAGTCTTAGCAGTAGGAGATATAGCATTTCAAAAGAAGTGTTTGGGTAAAATGGAAAATGTGGCGACTCAAGAAGGTCGAACGGTTTTATTTGTCAGTCATAATATGCAAATGGTTCAAGCTTTGTGTGCTAAAGCTTGCTTACTCAAAGCCGGAAGTATAGCAGCTCAAGGAGATTCAGGTGATGTTATCGAGCAATATCTATTATCCTTGCGATCGCTAACACAACTCAATTCAACTATATTGGAACAGCGACAGGATCGCTCTGGAGATGGCAGCGCAAAATTAACTTTTATTAATATTGAAGATGGCGATGAGAGTAAAATCATTTGTTCGATTAGCCGCCTAAAACTCACCATCGGCTACCGTAGTGAAAAACCTATTTACTCACCGCGATTCTTGGTCACTATTTATGACTGCAACAACGAATATGCCATCTTTTCACTAGATAGTAATGTCGTAGGAGGAGTTCCCGAGCTTCTTCCTGCTGAAGGTACGGTGACTTGCATTACAGAACCAATGTATCTGACACCAGGGCGATGTCGCATTGAACTGGAGTTACTCAGAGGTGAAATTCTGCTTGACTGTATTGAATATGCCACATGTTTTGATGTAGAAGCTTACGATATTTATGGCTCGGGTAAGTCACCTCCTCGCAGTTGGGCGACTTGCCTGCTGCAATACCAATGGTCTACTCATGTAGGCTAA
- a CDS encoding acyl carrier protein gives MIVKENQNIRQQIRQFILKEFPQANERSLGENETFLGSDIVDSLGIVKLMTFVETEFDITVEDEDLQPENFQSIASLSEFVKTKLAQK, from the coding sequence ATGATTGTCAAAGAAAATCAAAATATAAGACAGCAGATTCGCCAATTTATCCTGAAGGAGTTTCCACAGGCAAACGAGCGATCGCTTGGCGAGAATGAAACTTTCTTAGGCAGCGATATTGTTGACTCTTTAGGTATTGTCAAATTAATGACGTTTGTAGAAACTGAATTTGACATAACTGTAGAAGACGAAGACCTTCAACCCGAAAATTTTCAATCAATCGCGAGTTTAAGCGAGTTTGTGAAAACTAAACTTGCCCAAAAATAA
- a CDS encoding DUF3102 domain-containing protein — MELEPGFDYRVLSEKNRSLVQQRTKELKERLQRTAQDIWEIGKKLVEVRAELKGHGYFDAWLRAEFGWSRRTAYNFIYVYEAFPYAKFAQMIIEPSALYRLASPSTPDAIRDKFIQQANAGSKVTHKEVLKAVTEEKLKQIPNSPIEHSLKSAAAQAEEDPSLNIDKEVKSVVPEIQQPPYKAAAYKANPTIVTPRFQQSHWYTLGIDHLLFCGDTNSPAFFDRLPEAAFALDIAVGGTWQHDWLMYKARSALILHPRERIDGERIRQLLLMFSEREDAIILPCAPSGEAIATIGRLKRKLFAGYRNRQQCQQAIADSGLKAQKVELP; from the coding sequence ATGGAGCTAGAGCCAGGTTTCGATTACAGAGTTTTAAGTGAGAAAAACCGTTCGCTCGTTCAGCAAAGAACTAAAGAGCTGAAGGAGCGCTTGCAGCGTACAGCTCAAGATATATGGGAAATTGGGAAGAAATTAGTTGAGGTGAGAGCAGAACTGAAAGGACATGGCTACTTCGATGCTTGGCTGAGAGCTGAATTCGGGTGGAGTCGGCGCACGGCATACAACTTTATTTATGTATACGAAGCATTTCCTTATGCAAAATTTGCACAGATGATCATCGAGCCATCTGCACTCTATCGCTTAGCTTCGCCTTCGACTCCCGATGCAATCCGCGACAAATTCATCCAACAAGCCAATGCGGGTAGTAAAGTCACTCATAAAGAAGTTTTGAAAGCCGTTACTGAAGAAAAGCTGAAGCAAATTCCCAATTCTCCCATCGAACATTCTCTCAAATCGGCAGCAGCTCAAGCAGAAGAAGACCCGTCCCTAAATATAGATAAAGAAGTTAAATCAGTCGTCCCAGAAATACAACAACCTCCCTATAAAGCTGCTGCTTATAAAGCTAATCCAACAATTGTCACCCCACGTTTCCAGCAGTCGCATTGGTACACGCTGGGCATCGATCACCTATTATTTTGCGGCGATACTAACTCACCAGCATTTTTCGATCGCCTACCGGAAGCAGCTTTTGCTTTGGATATTGCGGTAGGTGGTACGTGGCAGCATGACTGGTTAATGTATAAAGCTCGCTCGGCGTTGATCCTCCATCCCCGCGAAAGAATTGATGGAGAGCGGATTAGGCAGCTACTATTGATGTTTTCGGAACGGGAAGATGCAATAATATTACCCTGCGCGCCCAGTGGAGAGGCGATCGCTACGATCGGTAGGCTCAAGCGGAAATTATTTGCTGGCTATCGGAATCGACAACAGTGCCAACAGGCGATCGCTGATTCGGGATTAAAAGCGCAAAAGGTTGAATTACCCTAG